The sequence ACGATCGACGCGGTCTGAGCGGCGCGGGCCGTCACAGGCCCGTCCCGGGAATCCAGCTCGTGCCCGCCAGCGGAACCCTCGCCATCGCCGACGCCTCGATCGAGATCGCAACGAGGTCTTCGGGTTCCAGATGCTGGACATGCGCCTTGCCACATGCACGGGCGATGGTCTGGGCCTCCATCGTCATCACGCGCAGAAAGTTGGCGAGCCGGCGCCCGCCCTCGACGGGATCGAATCGTGCGGCGAGTTGCGGATCCTGCGTGGTGATACCCGCCGGGTCTCTGCCGTCCTGGAAGTCGTCGTAATAGCCGGCAGCAGAACCCAGCTGCTCGTACTCCGCGGCATGGCGAGGATCGTTGTCACCGAGCGCGATCAGGGCAGCGGTGCCGATCGCGACCGCATCGGCACCGAGCGCCATCGCCTTCGCGACGTCGGCACCGTTGCGGATCCCACCGGACACGATCAGCTGTACCCCACCGTCGCCCGTGCCTCCGCCCACACCGGTCCGATGGACGCCCAACTCCTGCAACGCCTGTACGGCCTGCGGGATCGCGGCGAGGGTGGGGATGCCCACATGTTCGATGAAGACGTCCTGCGTGGCGGCCGTCCCACCCTGCATGCCGTCGACCACCACCACGTCGGCGCCGGAGTGCACCGCGAGCTTGACGTCGTAGTACGTGCGACTGGCCCCGACCTTCACATAGATCGGCTTCTCCCAGTCGGTGATCTCGCGGAGCTCGTTGATCTTGATCGCCAGGTCGTCGGGACCCGTCCAGTCGGGATGACGCGACGCGCTGCGCTGATCGATGCCCTCGGGGAGAGTGCGCATGCCAGCGACACGTTCGGAGATCTTCTGTCCCAAAAGCATTCCACCGCCACCAGGTTTGGCGCCCTGGCCGAGTACGATCTCGATGGCGTCGGCGCGGCGCAGGTCGTCGGGGTTCATGCCGTAACGCGACGGCAGATACTGGTAGACGAGGTTCTTGGACTGTCCTCGCTCTTCGGTGGTCATCCCGCCGTCGCCGGTGGTGGTCGATGTCCCCACCTCCGATGCACCACGGCCGAGTGCCTCCTTGGCACGACCGGAGAGCGCACCGAAGCTCATGCCCGCGATGGTGACCGGAATGTCGAGGTGCAGCGGATATTTGGCGTTTCGGCTCCCCAGCACGACGTCGGTGTCACACTTCTCGCGGTAACCCTCGAGCGGGTAGCGCGACATCGATGCGCCAAGGAAGAGCAGGTCGTCGAAATGTGGCAGCTTCCGCTTGGCGCCCCAGCCCCGGATGTCGTAGATGCCGGTCTCGGCGGCCCGCTGGATCGCTGCGATGGTGGTGCGGTCGAAGGTGGCGGACTCACGCAGGCCACGCTGTTCGACGGTCAGGTTGTCGGTCATGGTGTTCTCCGGTGGTAGAGGGTGGATCTCGATACGGCGCCTCGCTTCGCTCGGGGCCTACTCGATCAGCGAGAAGGCGGAACACGGCGTATCGAGACCACCCGATGTCAGTACGCGGACGAGTTGTCGACGTGGAAGTGGTACAGCTCGCGAGCCGACCCGTAGCGGGTGTAGTCCGCGGGGTCGTCATCCCTGAACCCGGCCGCCTTCAGGAGGCCGGCGAGTTCTTCGAGATGCTCGGCACGCATCGGCTTCGAGATGCAATCCGCACCGAGCGATCCCACGTCGCCCCGGACATAGATGTGCGTCTCGTAGATCGAATCACCCAGGCCGTCTGCGGCATTCCCACGGATCACCAACCGACCCGCCTGTGCCATGAACGCGCTGTTGTGACCGACGTTCCCGCCGATGACGATGTCGGCGCCCTTCATGGAGATCCCGCATCGTGCCGCGGCGTCACCCTCGACGACCAGGAGACCTCCGTGTGCGGTGGCGCCTGCCGACTGCGATGCGTTGCCCTTGACCACCACGGTCCCACTCATCATGTTCTCGGCCACACCGGTTCCGGCGTTGCCGTTGATGATCACTTCGGCCTTCTGATTCATCCCGGCCGCGTAGTAACCGACATGCCCGTTGACGGTGATCTTCACCGGGGCGTCGACCCCCGCCGCGACGCTGTGGGCGCCCGACGGGTTCTCCACGACGATCTCGCCGGCGATCTCGTCACCATGCAGTGCCGCGTTGACGTCACGCAGCGACGTGGTCGCGAGATCGAAGACATGATTGGGGTTCAGCGTGTCCATGCGTAGACCACCTCCGGCTCGGGTTCCCAGATGCGTGCATTCTCGACGCCAGGCAGATCAGCGAGCGCGCGATACTCGCTCGCCATCGCGACCCAGTCGTCGGTTTCGGCGATCACCGCCGGCTTACAGGCGATGGCATCGCGTACCACCGCGAACGAATCGTGATTCGACACCACCAGCGTGTAGAAGCCGTCGAAGGTGGCACACACCTCCTTCAGCGCCGTCTCGACATCCTTGCCCTGCGCGAGCTGATGTGCGACGAAGCGGGCACCCACCTCGGTGTCGTTCTCACTGTCGAATTCGATTCCGTGCGCCCGCAATTCGCGACGGATGGTGGCGTGGTTCGCGAACGACCCGTTGTGGACCAGACACTGCTCCGGACCCACGGCGTACGGGTGCGCCCCCGACGGGGTCACCGCGGACTCGGTGGCCATCCGGGTGTGCCCGACGCCCTGCCAGCCCGTCGCCGCGGGAAGATTCCAGGCTTGCACGAGGTCGCGGGGTGCGCCGACACCTTTGAGCACGGTGAGATCGGCACCGAATCCGGCGACCAGCGCTTCCGGGTACACCGCTCTCGCCGCCGCGAGAACCTCCTCTGCGCTCACCGCCGCGGTCAGCAGGAGTGTGTCGTCCACCAGCCGAGCATCCACCGGTGAGCCGAGGACCTCACCCACCATCGCTCGTGCGGCCGCGGTGTCGTCGACGCCGGTCTCCAGCATCGACACGCAACCGTGTCCGGACGGTGACCAGGTCGGGTCACCATAGACGGCGACGCCTGCCGAGTCGGCGCCTCGATCCTGCATCTCGCCCAGCATGCCGCTGAGCAACTCCCCCAGCCGGGGATGGAGTTCGGGGTTGCGCAGGTGCAACCCGACGATTCCACACATTTCTTGTCTCTCCCTGTTGTCAGAAGGCGGTCAGATAGTTGTCGATCTCCCACGGCGACACCGCGGAGTGCCAGGCGAAGAACTCCTCCCGCTTGAGTCGCGAGAAGTATTCGGACACCGGAGCATCACCACCGGCCCAGTCATCCGGCACGGCCGCGTCCAGTACCCCGCCGATCACGGCGTCGGCGTCGAGCGCGTCGACGGCATGCAGCAAGGTGAGCGGCAGGGCTCCGACATGCTCGGGGCAGGTGCCGATCGCCCCCGGGTCGAGACTGCGCTTGATGCCGTCGAGCCCGGCGCCGAGCGCGGCCGCGATGGCGAGGTACGGATTCGCCGAACCGTCTCCGCCGCGCAATTCCACCCGCTGGTCGTCGGGCACGCGGACATAATGAGTGCGGTCGTTGCCGCCATAGGTCGGCCGCCGAGGCGCCCACGACGCCCCGAACGTGTGGCCGTCGCACCGGTTCTCTTGTACGAGTTGACCGTTGGCGCCATCACCGCCTGCAGGGCGGCGGCGTGTTCGAGCACACCTCCGACAAAGCCGTACGCGGTGGATGACAACCCGAGGCCTCGCTCGTCCTCGTCCGGCGCCCCGCGAACACCGGGGCACCGCCCGAGGTCAGCGAGAGGTGAAGGTGCAGCCCAGAACCGGTGCGCTCCGCGAACGGCTTGGGCATGAAGGTCGCGACCATCCCACGCTCGGCGGCGATGGTGGACAACAGGTATCGCAACGTGACAACCCGGTCGGCGGTGGTGAGCGCCTCGGCGTACGTGAAATTCTGCTCGAACTGACCGTTCCCGTCCTCGTGGTCATTGGCGTAGTTGCCCCACCCCAGTTGATTCATGGCGGTCGACACCGCGGTCAGATGGTCGTACATGCGGGTCAGGCCGCGAACGTCGTAGCACGGTTGATCGGAATCGTCGGCGGCATCCGCGGTGATCAGCGACCCGTCGACGGCACGCTTGAGAAGGAAGTACTCGACCTCGGCGCCGACCCATGGCTCGAATCCGGCATCGGCGGCCTGGGCGACCAGCGTCTTGAGAATGTTGCGGGGCGCGAACGGCCACGGCTTGCCCTGCACATGCGGGTCGCAATGAACCAGTGCGAGCCCTTCCTTGATGAAGGGGATCGGGAGAAACGACGACACGTCCGGGATCGCCACCAGATCGGGATCCTTCGGCTCCTGTCCGATCGCCCCCACGGCGTAGCCCGCGAAACCCACTCCGTCGGTGGCGAGTTCGTCGACTGCCTCGATCGGGACTAGTTTGGCACATGGCTTGCCCCGGAGGTCGACGAAGAGGGCCAGGATGAACTTCGTCCCGGCGGCCGCACAGAGGTCGGCGAGAGCGTGTGTGTCGGTCATGATGATGTCTCCAGAGTGAGGCCGATGCGATCAGTATGTCTACTGTTGTGAACCTTTGTCTAGTTCTAGTAGACCGCCTGGGTGTTTCGGTCCTGTTACGCGCTGATGAGCGGTTGGTGTCACTTGCCGGAGGTCGGTCAGGGACGACAAAGCTCCCCTTCTCCCGATGCGGGAGAAGGGGAGCCGGTGGGGAGCCGGTGGGGCACTGGAGGTCAGGAGGTCGCAAGATCTCGTGGTGGCCCGGCGACGTCCCCGGGCTCGGCGGAGGCTGCCCGCCCGATCATGGCCTCCGTCAACCCGGATCCGTGACCGACCCCTGCTGCCGGGATCTCGTATGCCGTCTCGGCATGAACGGTCGAGTCGAGGCCCGTCATCTCGGTCTCCTCGTCGACACGCAGTCTCATGACCTTGTTGAGTCCCTTGGCTATCAACCAGGTCATGACGAACGAGTACGTGCAGGTGATGACGATGCCGGCGAGTTCGCGCCACAGGACCGCGATGTCACCGCCGAACAGGATGCCCTGCACCCCCGCCGGGGCCGACCCCGAGGCGAACAGGACGATGCAGAGTGTGCCCACGATGCCGCCGATGCCGTGCACCGCGAAGGCATCGAGGGTGTCGTCGACCTTGAACTTGCTCTTGAAGCTCAGACACAGGGCGACAACACCACTCGCGACGATGCCGACACCGAGCGCACCGACGGGACTCATGGTGTTCGCCGACGGCGTGATACCGACGAGGCCCGCGATGGCACCGGTCATCAAGCCCAGCGAGGTCACATGCCCCTCGCGGATACGCTCGACGATGCAGAAGCCGATCATGCCTGCCCCACCCGCGAGCAACGTGTTGAGGATGACGAACTGGGTGAGAAAGTTGGCACCGCCCGCGCAACTCCCGTTGAACCCGAACCATCCGAACCACAGGATGCCGCCACCGAGCAGTGCGAGTGGGACGTTGTGTGGTCGCTCCGTCCGGCGACGACGTGCACCGAGGACCATCGCCAGCGCGAGCGCGGCGACACCCGCATTCATGTGCACCGCGGTACCGCCGGCATAGTCGTGGATCTTGATGTCGTTCAACAGGAAACCGCCGCTGTAGCCGTCGCCGTCGGCGGCGAACACCCAGTGCGCCACCGGGAAGTAGACCAGCGTCAGCCAGATCGGTGCGAACACCAGCCATGCGGTGAACTTCATGCGGCCCGCTGCACCGCTGGCGACGATGGCCACGGTGATCGCGGCGAAGAGGATGAACCATGCCGCGATGTAGAGCACCTGGATGCCGCCGGACCCGTCGTCGGACATCCACTGGCTCAATCCGATGTAGTCGGCCGGGTTGCCGATGATCCCCCAATCCTTCACCGACGGCCCGGAGACCAGCCCGTAGCCGAACAGAACATAGAGAACGCAGGTGATGCCGAGGGTCGCGAGCACCATGGTCATCATGTTGAGCACATTGCGTGCTCCGACCATGCCGCCGTAGTAGAGCGCCAGGCCGGGAAACATCAGCAGGACGAACACGAATGCCGCGAGCATCCAGGAGAGATCCGCGTGCGCGGAGAGAACTGCTTCCATGAGTGTGTCTTTCGGTGAGAGTTGACGGTGGGCCGGGTCGTGCGGGTGGTCAGCTGCGGAGATACGCGACCACGTCGTCGCGGTAGTCGAGGAAGCCCTTGTACGAGGCGATGGGGTCGCTCAGCGTCTCGATCACGGTCGCGAGTTGCTGCGCCCAGGCAGGGATACGCCGGACTTCCTCCAGCGATGCCATGAAGGTCCGGATGTTGAAGGTCACCGCACCTGTCATCGGCAACCGGATGAAGTGCTCGAGCTCGATTCGCAGTCGCGCGCGAGCGAAGTCGTTGTCGTCGATCATCTGTGGGATGTCATGACGCCACGACGGCAACTCCTCGAGACTCACGTCGAGCTTGGGGGAGTCCGATGCCGACAGGGTCCAGTTCACCCTGCGGTAGACCTGGTCGGCCGGCAACCTGCGGAGGAACTGCTCGGCCCGCGCCACGACTCCGTCGCGGATCAGACCCGGGACGGGCGCATGGATCTCGTATATGTCCATGCCGACGTCGAAGGTCACCGACCATGCGGCGGCGAACGTGACGGCGCCCGCATCGAAGTACAGTCGGCCATCCCGCTCGATCACCAGCAGGAGGTCGTCGGGCACCTCACGCGCCAGGAAGTCGAGCGGACCGTGCGGAAGGGAGCCGCCGTCGTTCAGCACGAAGTACTGATCGGTCTCGAGAAGATCATTGCGCCAATGGAATCGGGCATCGCCGTATTCGGTCAGCCGCATCACGTCAGGGTGGCCGACGGCCAGATCCCGCAAGTAGTAGAGCAGCAGATCCCAGCAGGCAGGCTCCATCCCGCGACGGACCTTGACGCGGGGCGGATCCGCGTCGAGGATTCGTCGCCGCTCGGCCATGATGATCGGGTAGTCGGCGCCGCCGAGGTCGACGATGTGTCGCCCCCATTCGCCTGCCCTGGTGGCTCGGGGGACACGAGCGGGCTCCACGTTGACGGAGTATCGGAACTCGGCGAGGTCGTCGGGGAACGGCCACGGAAGATTGGCCAGGTGATCGGCGGGACCCGGGAGAATGTCGCCCGGCGCGGTGGCTGATGATCCGGCAGTGACGTTCACAGGTCCACCTCGATGTCCCGGCCGCGGGAGACACAGCACAGCATGGTGTCGCCGGCCGCCCGCTCGTCGACGCTCAGCACGAAGTCCCGATGGTCGATCACGCCGGACCGGACACCGATACGACACTCTCCGCAGACACCCTGTCGGCAGAGGTTCTCCACCCGGACACCGTGATCGAGGAGACGTTGTAACAGCGATACACCGGACGGCACTTCTATCACCGCACCCGTGCTCGCCACCGTGACCTGAAAGGCTTGCCCCGGATCCTGTTCAGGCGCCGAGAATCGCTCGAGATGAACTCGCGACGCCACCCATCCCGCCGTGTACGCGGCATCCTCGTACAGGTCGAGCAGCGCAGCCGGCCCGCAGGCGTAGGCGTGGGTGCCCAGCGGCTGCTGCACGAGACGGTCGGCGAGCACCCATCGCGTGTCGTCGGAGCCCGACACCTCGAACAGGGTGATCGACGGACTCTCGGCGAGCGACCGCACGTCGGTGAGGTGCGCCGCGCTGCCCGGCCGGTAGGAGTAGACGATGTCTGCGGTACCGCCCAGGCGGGCGATGGAACGCGCATGGGACAAGATCGGCGTGATACCGATGCCGCCGGCGATCAGAAGCGCATGGTGCTGATCCCATACCGGGCCGAACATCGATCGCGGACCCTCGACATGGAGCACATCTCCTTCGGCGACGTTCTCGTGCAACCAGTCCGAGCCGCCCCCGGCGCCACGGCGCAACACCGAGATCCCGTAGTCCGTCGGAAGCATGCCGTCGCCGACGAGTGAGTAGGCGTTGCGATGTTCACCTGCGGTGACGATCACATGGCTTCCGGGCCGGAACGGAGTGAGCGGCCCACCGTCCGCCGGGACCAGCCGATAATGGTTGATCGCGGGGGTCAACGGCGTCACATCGACCACCCGCATCACGCGCCGACCGGTGTCGTACCCGGGGTGACGATGAGCCGACACAATCGGTTCGTCGACGACCGTCACGAGGAGCCCTCCGCCCAGGAGCCGAGAAAGCTTCCCAGCGTGGCCGAATGATGCGCGTGCACCTCGAGCCGCCGGCCGCACCCGGGACAATCCACGACGCCGCCCGCCTCCGCTTCGACACGATGGGTGTCGCGGCAGTGCACGCAGTACAGCGGCAGGTCACGGGTGTGACTCGCGAAAGCCGAGAGCTCCTCGGGCACAGCGCCCTTCTCACGTGCGAGTGCGAGTGCGGTGAGAACATCGAACTGTCCGCCGACGATGTGGATGCGCACCCCGGTGCGAGACGATTCCAGTGCCGCGACCAATGCTGACCGATCTTCCTCGGCGTCAAGAGAATCGAGCACCAGGAGCCGAGTCGGAGCGATCGCCTCGGCCGTCGACACCCACGTATGGGCAACGTCCCCGACGACCGCCTCGTCGCCGACCGCCACCACCAGGAACGACGTCCCCGCCGGATCGATCGCGTCCGGAGTGGTCGGCCACACGGGCAGGCCGTGGTCACTGCGCACCTCCGCGGTGGTCCGCTCGGCCGAGACCGCATCGCGGAGCCATCGCGCGGCCCGGTCCTTGTACTTGATGATGCCCTTGTAATCGGCCATGTCGTCAGGTAATTCGTCCAACACCTCGGCCGCACGTCGTCGCCACGGCTCAACGGTGGCAACGACATCGAGGGGCAACATGTAGGTCCGGATGAGGAACATCACCGCGCCCGAATCGGGCAGTCGGATCAAGTGCTGAACCTCGACGCGCAGATGGACGAGTCGGCCGAAGGTGGCGTCATCGGCCTGCAGGATCATCTCGCGATCCGGACCCCATTCGGGGTACCGCTCGGTGGAGACGTCGAGTCGCCGTCCGATCGTCAACGTCCAGTTGGTCCGCCGGTACGGTCTGTGCGGCTGAAGACGCTTGAGGAACTCGTGCGCACGGGTGATGACCCCCTCGTCGCGGACCCTCGGTACCGGACCGTGGATCTCCAGGAAGCTCATGCCGACGTCGAAGCCGAAGCTCCAGTCGGCCGCGAATGTCACCACACCGGCATCTGCGAAGAGTTGCCCGGCACGGTGATCGAGCAGCACCACATCCTCCTGGATCTGGCCGCAGATGTATCGCAACGGTTCCTCGGGAAGCGTCGCGTCGTCTCCGTAGACGAAGGTGTCCTCGATTCCGAGCAGACTGTTCTCCCAATGCCATTCATCTCCGACAGCACGGAGAACGAAGTCGTCGGGATAACTCGTCGCGAGCTCGCGCATCAGGGTCAGCATCGCGTCCCACGCCGCAGGCCGCATATGCGGCAGCACTGCATGACGCGTGCCATCCGCGTCGAGCACAGCTGAGCGCTCGGACAGTTCGTGGTGGTACTCGTCGTCGATGTCGACGACCCGTTCACCCCACTGACCGATCGCGGTGGTGACGACGTGATCCGCCGGCTCGACGTTGGTGCTGTACCGGTAGCGATCGTCGACGAAAGGAAACGGAAACCGTGCCGGCAGCGACGGGCCGGAAAGTGCGAGGGTCACAGTGGTACCTCCAGTGTGCATCCTTCGGATGCGCGCGAGACGCATGGCATGAACGCGTCCCCGGCCCTCTTCTCCTCGTCGGTGAGGTAGAGGTCCCGGTGGACCGGGGTTCCGCCCGACAGGGGTAGGCGGCATTCACCGCATACGCCCTGTCGACAACGGTTGGGTATCGACATCCCGTGATCTTCCAGAGCTTCGAGTACCGAGGTCCCGGATGGGATGTCCAGCGTGGCGGACGATTCGGTCAACCGCACGGCAAACCGGTCACCGGCCTCGAGCGCGTCCGCACCGAAACGCTCGACGTGGATCCTCGACTGCGGCCAGCCCAGGGCGGCCGCGGACTCGACCACGGTGTCGATCATGCCGACCGGGCCACACGCGTACATGTGGGTACCGACCGGCTGATCGGCCAGGACCTGCGCGAGTCGTATGGCGAAGGACTCACGGTCGATGAACAGCTCCGCATCTCGGCCCGCCAGATCGACGACGTCGTCGATGTGTGCGGCATGCCCTTCACGGAACACGTACAGCACCTGCACATCTCGTCCCCAGCGGCGGGCGGCCCGCAGGTGCGAGACGATGGGCGTGACGCCGATGCCACCCGCGAAGAACAGGTGCTTGCCGGCCCGCGCCGCCGGCGCGAAGGCGCTACGGGGCGATTCGACATCGATGACGTCGCCGATCGAGACACGGTCGTGCATCCACCGCGATCCACCGTTGCCCTCCGCGACGCGTAACACGGAGATGGAGTAGTGCGTCGGCGCAACGCCATCAGACGTCACGCTGTAAGCGTTCGTCCGCTCCCCCGCCGTGACGACGAGATGGCTCCCGGGCACGAACCCGGGAAGCTCGGCGCCGTCGGGAGCCGCGAACGTGATCTCGCGGACCCCTCCCGCGGTGTCGACGACCGAGGTGACGACCAGCTTCATGATGCGTTCTCCCCTGGCGGCACTGCCGTCTCCGCGTCGACCATGTAGCCGAGGTACCGGCCGGATCGTCGGGAGACGTGGTGGTAGATGAGCAGATTGCGGTCGCAGCCCGCGCACACGACGACCTCGCCGACCACCGCAGGCGTCGCGGTCACCGCTCGGCAATGGGTGCACGAGACCTCGAGGTCGCCGAATTCGGTTGTCGTCACATAGATCTCGTCGTCTTCCAACCCCGCCGAGTGGGCGACGCCGCGCAGTGCGAGCGCGGCCCCCGCGGGCCCGACGATGATCACCCGGATGCCCACCCGGGCCTCCATCAGCTCCACCCGCAACGCGGATGCGGCTCGATCGGGTCCGGAGAAGGTCAGCACCCGGTGCTCGGCGTCGCCCGGTAACGCGTCTCTCCATCGCGCGATCTCGACGAGCGCAGGGTCGCCCACGCCGATGAGCAGGAACGACCTGCCCGACACCTCGGGCAGGTCGTCACCGATCGGCGCCCCTGGTCGCGCCCAGACGGGGATGCTGGAGACCGAGATCTGTGACATCGGTCCTCAGAGGAGATCTGCGTCGCGATGCCCGGCATAGAACGCGAGGGCATAGCTCGGTGTGCTGAAGTGGATCTTCGACCCCTTGGGGAAGAAGATCGCGTCCTTGGCCTTGGCCACCGCGGTCTGTCCGGTCTCTTTGTTCTCCAGCAGGAACTCGCCTTCGAGAACCACCTTCATCTCGTCGTACTCGTACTCGTAGTACAGCGGGTCGTCGGTGTGACGCAGTTCGAAGTAGCCGGAGCACATCACGCTGCCCTGCGGGTTCTCGTAGACGTCGCCGATGAATCCCTCGGTGCCCGGGTACTCCGCGTCGGGCATCTTGGGCAAGTTCTGCCAGGCATCGCTGGTGACGAGAAACGGTGTCGCGGTGTCGGTGCTCTCCACGGTCATCTGCATCCTCCGGAATCCTTTGGGTTACTCTTCTGCCGACATAACAGCAGTAGACTTTGTTCGATCTGATGAAACTCCTGCCGTGTTACCGCTGCATGACGGCGCCGTTTATTGTTGTAAAACCAGGTCTACCGTGAGTAGACGATCGTCGGGGCATACTCGAGACCATGGAATCGTCTTCGGCCATCGATGTTGCGGTCGTCGGGACCCTGAACATGGACGTGATCGTGCAGGTCGGTCGGATGCCCCGCACGGGAGAGACCCTCCTGGGCCGCTCACTGTCCGAGCGGCCCGGCGGCAAGGGCGGCAACCAGGCCCTGGCCGCCGCGGGGGTGGCACGTACCGCGCTGATCGGCGCCGTCGGCAACGACGACGCGGCACAGCGGCTGGTGCGAAACCAACAGGATGGAGCGGTCGAGATCAGCCGGCTTCATCACGCTGTCGGGATCAGCGGTCGGGCGATCATCGAGGTCGACGACGCGGGCGACAATCGGATCGTCGTCCTGACCGGGGCCAATGCCGCCCTCACCGCCGACCACGTCAAGGCGGGTCTGGACGGATTGGCGCCGACAATTGTTCTCACACAACTCGAATCGCCACCCGACGTCACGGCCGCCGCGGTGGCCTGGACCGCCGCGAACGAGCGCCGGTTCATCCTGAACCCGAGCCCTGTCCGCAGATTGGACGACCACGTCATCGCCGCTGCGGACCCGTTGATCCTCAACGAGGGGGAGGCCGTGTACTACGCCGGCGGCGGCTCGACCGGCGATCCCACCGAAATCGCTCGTCGCCTGGTCGACCGCGCTCGCTCGGTGGTGATCACGCTGGGCTCCGACGGTGTGGTCGTGGCGACACCAGACGACGTGCGGCGCATCGACGTGGAACAGGTGCGGGCCGTGGACACCACGGGTGCGGGAGATCTGTTCGCCGGAACCCTCGCCGGGCATCTCGCGCGCGGTACTGCGCTGGCCGACGCGGCCGCGCTGGCGTCGGCCGCGGCCACCGAATTCGTTGCGCGGCCGCGTGATCGGTGAGCACTACCGGCGAACGTACCGATGTAGGACGGGCCCCGAGTCGAACCGACGCGTCTCGACCAGCTCGAGGTCCAGCCGCACGCCGGCCGGAAAGAACGGCACGCCACCGCCCACCGTCACCGGATGGATCATGGGGAGGAACTGCTCGATACGGTCGATCATCGACGCAGCGAGCGCAGCGCCTCCGACCTGTACCGGACCCTCACGATCGGTGACGTCGTCGACGGTGTGGACGAGTTCGGCGCCGTCGACCTCCGTCAGCG is a genomic window of Gordonia sp. SID5947 containing:
- a CDS encoding FMN-binding glutamate synthase family protein, with the protein product MTDNLTVEQRGLRESATFDRTTIAAIQRAAETGIYDIRGWGAKRKLPHFDDLLFLGASMSRYPLEGYREKCDTDVVLGSRNAKYPLHLDIPVTIAGMSFGALSGRAKEALGRGASEVGTSTTTGDGGMTTEERGQSKNLVYQYLPSRYGMNPDDLRRADAIEIVLGQGAKPGGGGMLLGQKISERVAGMRTLPEGIDQRSASRHPDWTGPDDLAIKINELREITDWEKPIYVKVGASRTYYDVKLAVHSGADVVVVDGMQGGTAATQDVFIEHVGIPTLAAIPQAVQALQELGVHRTGVGGGTGDGGVQLIVSGGIRNGADVAKAMALGADAVAIGTAALIALGDNDPRHAAEYEQLGSAAGYYDDFQDGRDPAGITTQDPQLAARFDPVEGGRRLANFLRVMTMEAQTIARACGKAHVQHLEPEDLVAISIEASAMARVPLAGTSWIPGTGL
- a CDS encoding protein glxC is translated as MDTLNPNHVFDLATTSLRDVNAALHGDEIAGEIVVENPSGAHSVAAGVDAPVKITVNGHVGYYAAGMNQKAEVIINGNAGTGVAENMMSGTVVVKGNASQSAGATAHGGLLVVEGDAAARCGISMKGADIVIGGNVGHNSAFMAQAGRLVIRGNAADGLGDSIYETHIYVRGDVGSLGADCISKPMRAEHLEELAGLLKAAGFRDDDPADYTRYGSARELYHFHVDNSSAY
- a CDS encoding glutamine amidotransferase, whose translation is MCGIVGLHLRNPELHPRLGELLSGMLGEMQDRGADSAGVAVYGDPTWSPSGHGCVSMLETGVDDTAAARAMVGEVLGSPVDARLVDDTLLLTAAVSAEEVLAAARAVYPEALVAGFGADLTVLKGVGAPRDLVQAWNLPAATGWQGVGHTRMATESAVTPSGAHPYAVGPEQCLVHNGSFANHATIRRELRAHGIEFDSENDTEVGARFVAHQLAQGKDVETALKEVCATFDGFYTLVVSNHDSFAVVRDAIACKPAVIAETDDWVAMASEYRALADLPGVENARIWEPEPEVVYAWTR
- a CDS encoding ammonium transporter is translated as MEAVLSAHADLSWMLAAFVFVLLMFPGLALYYGGMVGARNVLNMMTMVLATLGITCVLYVLFGYGLVSGPSVKDWGIIGNPADYIGLSQWMSDDGSGGIQVLYIAAWFILFAAITVAIVASGAAGRMKFTAWLVFAPIWLTLVYFPVAHWVFAADGDGYSGGFLLNDIKIHDYAGGTAVHMNAGVAALALAMVLGARRRRTERPHNVPLALLGGGILWFGWFGFNGSCAGGANFLTQFVILNTLLAGGAGMIGFCIVERIREGHVTSLGLMTGAIAGLVGITPSANTMSPVGALGVGIVASGVVALCLSFKSKFKVDDTLDAFAVHGIGGIVGTLCIVLFASGSAPAGVQGILFGGDIAVLWRELAGIVITCTYSFVMTWLIAKGLNKVMRLRVDEETEMTGLDSTVHAETAYEIPAAGVGHGSGLTEAMIGRAASAEPGDVAGPPRDLATS
- a CDS encoding DUF3445 domain-containing protein; the protein is MNVTAGSSATAPGDILPGPADHLANLPWPFPDDLAEFRYSVNVEPARVPRATRAGEWGRHIVDLGGADYPIIMAERRRILDADPPRVKVRRGMEPACWDLLLYYLRDLAVGHPDVMRLTEYGDARFHWRNDLLETDQYFVLNDGGSLPHGPLDFLAREVPDDLLLVIERDGRLYFDAGAVTFAAAWSVTFDVGMDIYEIHAPVPGLIRDGVVARAEQFLRRLPADQVYRRVNWTLSASDSPKLDVSLEELPSWRHDIPQMIDDNDFARARLRIELEHFIRLPMTGAVTFNIRTFMASLEEVRRIPAWAQQLATVIETLSDPIASYKGFLDYRDDVVAYLRS
- a CDS encoding PDR/VanB family oxidoreductase yields the protein MRVVDVTPLTPAINHYRLVPADGGPLTPFRPGSHVIVTAGEHRNAYSLVGDGMLPTDYGISVLRRGAGGGSDWLHENVAEGDVLHVEGPRSMFGPVWDQHHALLIAGGIGITPILSHARSIARLGGTADIVYSYRPGSAAHLTDVRSLAESPSITLFEVSGSDDTRWVLADRLVQQPLGTHAYACGPAALLDLYEDAAYTAGWVASRVHLERFSAPEQDPGQAFQVTVASTGAVIEVPSGVSLLQRLLDHGVRVENLCRQGVCGECRIGVRSGVIDHRDFVLSVDERAAGDTMLCCVSRGRDIEVDL
- a CDS encoding DUF3445 domain-containing protein translates to MTLALSGPSLPARFPFPFVDDRYRYSTNVEPADHVVTTAIGQWGERVVDIDDEYHHELSERSAVLDADGTRHAVLPHMRPAAWDAMLTLMRELATSYPDDFVLRAVGDEWHWENSLLGIEDTFVYGDDATLPEEPLRYICGQIQEDVVLLDHRAGQLFADAGVVTFAADWSFGFDVGMSFLEIHGPVPRVRDEGVITRAHEFLKRLQPHRPYRRTNWTLTIGRRLDVSTERYPEWGPDREMILQADDATFGRLVHLRVEVQHLIRLPDSGAVMFLIRTYMLPLDVVATVEPWRRRAAEVLDELPDDMADYKGIIKYKDRAARWLRDAVSAERTTAEVRSDHGLPVWPTTPDAIDPAGTSFLVVAVGDEAVVGDVAHTWVSTAEAIAPTRLLVLDSLDAEEDRSALVAALESSRTGVRIHIVGGQFDVLTALALAREKGAVPEELSAFASHTRDLPLYCVHCRDTHRVEAEAGGVVDCPGCGRRLEVHAHHSATLGSFLGSWAEGSS
- a CDS encoding PDR/VanB family oxidoreductase, with product MKLVVTSVVDTAGGVREITFAAPDGAELPGFVPGSHLVVTAGERTNAYSVTSDGVAPTHYSISVLRVAEGNGGSRWMHDRVSIGDVIDVESPRSAFAPAARAGKHLFFAGGIGVTPIVSHLRAARRWGRDVQVLYVFREGHAAHIDDVVDLAGRDAELFIDRESFAIRLAQVLADQPVGTHMYACGPVGMIDTVVESAAALGWPQSRIHVERFGADALEAGDRFAVRLTESSATLDIPSGTSVLEALEDHGMSIPNRCRQGVCGECRLPLSGGTPVHRDLYLTDEEKRAGDAFMPCVSRASEGCTLEVPL